In a genomic window of Streptococcus oralis:
- the ileS gene encoding isoleucine--tRNA ligase yields MKLKETLNLGKTDFPMRAGLPTKEPVWQKEWEEAKLYQRRQELNQGKPHFTLHDGPPYANGNIHVGHAMNKISKDIIVRSKSMSGFYAPYIPGWDTHGLPIEQVLAKQGVKRKEMDLVEYLKLCREYALSQVDKQREDFKRLGVSGDWENPYVTLTPDYEAAQIRVFGEMAKKGYIYRGAKPVYWSWSSESALAEAEIEYHDLLSTSLYYANRVKDGKGVLDTDTYIVVWTTTPFTITASRGLTVGADIDYVVVQPAGESRKFVVASELLNSLSEKFGWADVQVLATYRGQELNHIVTVHPWDTAVDELVILGDHVTTDSGTGIVHTAPGFGEDDYNVGVANGLEVAVTVNERGIMMENAGPEFAGQFYDKVVPTVIEKLGDLLLAQEEISHSYPFDWRTKKPIIWRAVPQWFASVSKFRQEILDEIEKVKFHSEWGKVRLYNMIRDRGDWVISRQRAWGVPLPIFYAEDGTAIMTAETIEHVAQLFEEHGSIIWWERDAKDLLPEGFTHPGSPNGEFKKETDIMDVWFDSGSSWNGVVVNRPELKYPADLYLEGSDQYRGWFNSSLITSVANHGVAPYKQILSQGFALDGKGEKMSKSLGNTIAPSDVEKQFGAEILRLWVTSVDSSNDVRISMDILSQVSETYRKIRNTLRFLIANTSDFNPAQDAVAYDELRSVDKYMTIRFNQLVKTIRDAYANFEFLTIYKALVNFINVDLSAFYLDFAKDVVYIEGAKSLERRQMQTVFYDVLVKITKLLTPILPHTAEEIWSYLEFEAEEFVQLSELPEAQTFANQEEILDTWSAFMDFRGQAQKALEEARNAKVIGKSLEAHLTVYPNEVVKTLLGAVDSNVAQLLIVSELTIAEGQAPESAVSFEDVAFTVKRAAGEVCDRCRRIDPTTAERSYHAVICDHCASIVEENFADAVAEGFEAK; encoded by the coding sequence ATGAAACTTAAAGAAACCCTCAATTTAGGGAAAACAGACTTTCCTATGCGTGCTGGTCTTCCAACCAAAGAACCAGTTTGGCAAAAAGAATGGGAAGAAGCAAAACTTTACCAACGTCGTCAAGAATTGAACCAAGGAAAACCACATTTCACCTTGCATGATGGACCTCCGTATGCAAACGGAAATATCCACGTTGGACATGCCATGAACAAGATTTCTAAAGATATTATTGTTCGTTCTAAGTCTATGTCTGGATTTTACGCTCCTTACATCCCAGGTTGGGATACTCATGGTCTGCCAATCGAACAAGTCTTGGCAAAACAGGGTGTTAAACGCAAAGAAATGGACTTGGTTGAGTACTTGAAACTTTGCCGCGAGTACGCTCTTTCTCAAGTTGATAAACAACGTGAAGACTTTAAACGATTGGGTGTTTCTGGCGACTGGGAAAATCCTTATGTGACTTTGACTCCGGACTATGAAGCGGCTCAGATCCGTGTCTTCGGAGAAATGGCTAAGAAAGGCTACATCTACCGTGGTGCCAAGCCAGTTTACTGGTCTTGGTCATCTGAATCAGCTCTTGCTGAAGCGGAAATTGAGTACCATGATTTGCTTTCAACTTCCCTTTACTATGCTAATCGCGTCAAAGACGGAAAAGGTGTGCTAGATACAGATACCTATATCGTTGTCTGGACAACAACTCCATTTACCATCACAGCTTCTCGCGGTTTGACAGTTGGAGCAGATATTGATTATGTAGTCGTACAACCAGCTGGTGAATCTCGTAAGTTTGTGGTTGCTTCAGAATTATTAAATAGTCTTTCTGAGAAATTTGGTTGGGCTGATGTTCAGGTCTTGGCAACCTACCGTGGTCAAGAATTGAATCACATCGTAACAGTCCACCCATGGGATACGGCTGTAGATGAGTTGGTAATCCTTGGTGACCACGTTACGACTGACTCTGGTACTGGTATTGTCCATACAGCCCCTGGTTTTGGTGAGGACGACTACAATGTCGGTGTTGCCAACGGCCTTGAAGTTGCTGTAACAGTTAACGAACGCGGTATTATGATGGAAAATGCTGGTCCTGAATTTGCGGGTCAGTTCTATGACAAGGTTGTGCCGACTGTTATCGAAAAACTGGGTGATTTACTCCTTGCTCAGGAAGAAATTTCTCACTCATACCCATTTGACTGGCGTACCAAGAAACCAATCATCTGGCGAGCTGTTCCACAGTGGTTTGCTTCTGTATCTAAATTCCGCCAAGAAATCTTGGATGAAATTGAAAAAGTGAAGTTCCACTCAGAATGGGGGAAAGTTCGTCTTTACAATATGATTCGTGACCGTGGCGACTGGGTTATCTCTCGTCAACGTGCTTGGGGTGTTCCGCTTCCAATCTTCTACGCAGAAGATGGTACAGCTATCATGACAGCTGAAACGATTGAACATGTAGCTCAACTCTTTGAGGAACACGGTTCTATCATCTGGTGGGAACGTGATGCTAAGGACCTCTTGCCAGAAGGATTTACTCATCCAGGTTCACCAAATGGCGAGTTCAAAAAAGAAACAGACATCATGGACGTATGGTTTGACTCAGGTTCATCATGGAATGGAGTAGTGGTCAACCGTCCAGAACTCAAATATCCAGCAGATCTTTACCTTGAAGGTTCTGACCAGTACCGTGGTTGGTTCAACTCATCACTTATCACATCTGTTGCTAACCATGGCGTTGCTCCTTACAAACAAATCTTGTCACAAGGATTTGCGCTTGATGGTAAAGGTGAGAAGATGTCTAAATCTCTTGGAAATACCATTGCTCCAAGCGATGTTGAAAAACAATTTGGTGCGGAAATCTTGCGTCTCTGGGTAACAAGTGTTGACTCAAGCAACGACGTGCGTATCTCTATGGATATCTTGAGCCAAGTCTCTGAAACTTACCGTAAGATCCGTAACACTCTTCGTTTCTTGATTGCTAACACTTCTGACTTTAACCCAGCTCAAGACGCAGTGGCTTACGATGAACTTCGTTCAGTTGACAAGTACATGACGATTCGCTTTAACCAGCTTGTCAAGACCATTCGTGATGCTTATGCCAACTTTGAATTCTTGACAATTTACAAGGCCTTGGTGAACTTCATCAACGTTGATTTGTCAGCCTTCTACCTTGACTTCGCTAAAGACGTTGTTTACATCGAAGGTGCCAAATCACTCGAACGCCGTCAAATGCAGACAGTCTTCTATGACGTTCTTGTCAAAATCACCAAACTCTTGACACCAATCCTTCCTCACACAGCAGAGGAAATCTGGTCATATCTTGAGTTTGAAGCTGAAGAATTTGTGCAATTGTCTGAATTACCAGAAGCTCAAACTTTTGCCAACCAAGAAGAAATCTTGGATACATGGTCAGCCTTCATGGATTTCCGTGGACAAGCTCAAAAAGCCTTGGAAGAAGCGCGTAATGCAAAAGTTATCGGGAAATCGCTCGAAGCACACTTGACAGTTTATCCAAATGAAGTGGTGAAAACTCTTCTTGGAGCAGTGGATAGCAATGTGGCTCAACTCTTGATCGTGTCAGAATTGACCATCGCAGAAGGACAAGCTCCAGAGAGTGCAGTAAGCTTTGAAGATGTAGCCTTTACAGTTAAACGCGCTGCAGGTGAAGTATGTGACCGTTGCCGTCGTATCGATCCAACTACTGCAGAACGCAGCTACCATGCAGTCATCTGTGATCACTGTGCAAGCATCGTAGAAGAAAACTTTGCAGATGCAGTTGCAGAAGGATTTGAAGCGAAATAA